In Leishmania mexicana MHOM/GT/2001/U1103 complete genome, chromosome 20, one genomic interval encodes:
- a CDS encoding putative small nuclear ribonucleaoprotein: MADTSNAKKDIPSSLVFEALNSRVTVETVDGDLYKGTLAAFDVSRGNIELVDVRHQAKDSTYGFYERVTVRGSKIRIVLLPPEMKAAPSLQWRRDSVQQELKKSLKHAPVLRPVVSVPRPVRTKKAQPKNDKSKQLRRKLR, encoded by the coding sequence ATGGCAGACACTTCAAACGCCAAGAAGGATATTCCTTCTTCTTTAGTTTTTGAGGCCCTAAACTCGAGGGTGACGGTGGAAACCGTTGACGGTGATCTGTACAAAGGAACACTGGCAGCTTTCGACGTTTCACGAGGAAATATTGAGCTGGTTGATGTTCGGCACCAGGCAAAAGATTCCACTTACGGGTTTTACGAGCGAGTTACTGTTCGTGGCTCGAAAATCCGAATCGTTTTACTGCCTCCAGAGATGAAGGCTGCGCCCTCTCTGCAGTGGCGCCGAGATTCGGTACAACAGGAACTCAAGAAGTCGCTAAAGCACGCACCTGTCCTCCGACCAGTCGTGTCCGTCCCACGACCGGTTCGCACAAAGAAGGCACAACCCAAGAATGACAAGAgcaagcagctgcgcagaaAATTGCGCTGA
- a CDS encoding protein phosphatase 2C-like protein, producing the protein MGDMLAKPETQKFSTVFETSHLRVGCCSMQGWRKSMEDAHVAQLNLNGNKDQAFFGVFDGHQSDEASRYCRAHMLDELLKNIAIYKDDIAKAFEVSFQEVDKQICKKFVSSGTTANCVYLADQKIVCANAGDSRAVLYRGGKVVPLSVDHKPSVPAEEARIVAAGCHVENGRVNMTLAVSRALGDVDFKSCAAKSWMDQAVTACPDITVTPSRSDDEFIVMGCDGIWDVLSNEECCDLVKTLIQNSDIDKNGHSVAVDISLVCEQVLDRCLAQSNSVKAGTDNMTIIVVEFKPPFFKR; encoded by the coding sequence ATGGGTGATATGCTCGCGAAGCCGGAGACTCAAAAATTCTCGACTGTGTTCGAGACGTCACACCTGCGAGTGGGGTGCTGCAGTATGCAGGGGTGGAGAAAGTCGATGGAGGACGCTCACGTAGCTCAGTTGAATCTAAATGGTAACAAAGACCAGGCTTTCTTCGGCGTTTTTGACGGGCATCAATCAGATGAAGCGTCACGCTACTGTAGGGCACACATGCTGGATGAGTTACTCAAGAACATTGCTATATACAAGGATGACATCGCGAAGGCGTTTGAGGTTTCTTTCCAAGAAGTCGACAAGCAAATTTGCAAGAAGTTTGTGTCCAGCGGCACCACGGCAAACTGTGTTTATTTGGCCGATCAGAAAATTGTTTGCGCAAACGCCGGCGATAGCCGCGCCGTGCTATATCGCGGCGGCAAGGTTGTCCCCCTCAGTGTAGACCACAAGCCCTCGGTCcctgccgaggaggcgagaATTGTTGCTGCTGGGTGCCATGTAGAAAACGGTCGGGTCAACATGACGCTGGCTGTCAGTCGGGCCTTGGGTGATGTCGACTTCAAATCTTGCGCTGCGAAGAGTTGGATGGATCAGGCCGTCACTGCCTGTCCCGATATCACGGTAACACCGTCACGAAGTGACGATGAGTTCATTGTAATGGGATGCGATGGCATATGGGATGTGCTGTCCAATGAAGAATGCTGCGACCTGGTGAAAACGCTGATCCAAAACAGCGACATCGACAAGAACGGGCACTCTGTTGCGGTAGATATTAGTCTTGTCTGTGAGCAGGTTCTTGATCGCTGCCTTGCCCAATCGAACTCGGTGAAGGCCGGTACCGACAACATGACTATTATCGTGGTTGAATTCAAACCGCCATTTTTCAAGCGTTAA
- a CDS encoding cdc2-related kinase — MSSFGRVTARSGDAGTRDSLDRYNRLDVLGEGTYGVVYRAVDKITGQYVALKKVRLDRTEEGIPQTALREVSILQEFDHPNIVNLLDVICSDGKLYLVFEYVEADLKKAIEKQEGGYSGMDLKRLIYQLLDGLYFCHRHRIIHRDLKPANILLTSGNVLKLADFGLARAFQVPMHTYTHEVVTLWYRAPEILLGEKHYTPAVDMWSVGCIFAELARRKVLFRGDSEIGQLFEIFQVLGTPTDTEGSWPGVSRLPDYRDVFPKWTAKRLGQVLPELHPDAIDLLSKMLKYDPRERISAKEALQHPWFSDLRW, encoded by the coding sequence ATGTCTTCGTTTGGCCGTGTGAccgcccgcagcggcgacgctggGACCCGTGACAGTCTTGACCGGTACAATCGCTTGGATGTTTTGGGAGAGGGAACGTACGGCGTTGTGTATCGTGCGGTCGACAAAATCACTGGACAGTACGTTGCTCTCAAGAAAGTGCGACTCGATCGCACTGAGGAGGGTATTCCGCAGactgcgctgcgcgaggtgtCAATTCTGCAAGAGTTCGACCACCCCAACATTGTGAACTTGCTTGATGTCATTTGCTCGGACGGGAAGCTCTACCTTGTCTTCGAGTATGTGGAGGCGGACCTGAAAAAGGCGATTGAAAAGCAAGAGGGCGGCTACTCTGGAATGGATCTGAAGCGGCTTATTTATCAGCTTTTAGACGGCCTTTACTTttgccaccgccatcgcatCATCCACCGTGATCTGAAGCCAGCCAACATCCTCCTGACATCAGGGAACGTCCTTAAATTGGCTGATTTCGGTCTCGCCCGTGCGTTTCAAGTGCCCATGCACACCTACACGCACGAGGTGGTTACGCTGTGGTACCGTGCCCCTGAGATCCTCCTCGGTGAGAAGCACTACACTCCTGCTGTGGATATGTGGAGTGTCGGCTGCATTTTCGCCGAGCTAGCACGCCGAAAGGTTCTTTTCCGCGGCGATAGCGAAATCGGGCAGTTGTTTGAGATTTTTCAAGTGTTGGGGACTCCGACGGACACCGAGGGGTCCTGGCCTGGTGTGTCGCGGCTTCCTGATTACCGCGACGTATTTCCCAAGTGGACCGCAAAGCGGCTGGGGCAGGTACTACCAGAACTTCATCCAGACGCTATTGATCTTCTCTCCAAGATGCTCAAGTACGATCCACGGGAGCGCATATCAGCCAAGGAGGCCCTACAGCACCCGTGGTTCAGCGACCTTCGTTGGTAG
- a CDS encoding putative ubiquitin-like protein: MAVTIKLANGNQHTVEVPDFSITVAEFKKQIAETLEIPASEQRIIMRGKVLKDDGVLSAIGMEDGNVIHVVRSKKSAAVPSTTNASSTLAASDPTSSPNVQPSTTTPAQPAPAPAAANPYAALMSNFGLPQTQQPVAGAAGFPAAGNPFASMGTGMGMGSAMGGGVNPTPQQAMELMQNPMMQQMMQHALSNPQFMQYIMQNSPQLAGLPQDQQQAIIEMMRNPYMMQQAMAMMGSLGGAGGVPPATSQAASTPALGAGFNPAMFAPPVPEGNPREVYREQLQLLRDMGFPNEEANIAALQQAQGNVQFALERLLGA, translated from the coding sequence ATGGCAGTCACTATTAAACTTGCGAATGGCAATCAACATACAGTTGAGGTGCCAGATTTCAGCATCACAGTTGCAGAGTTTAAAAAGCAAATAGCGGAAACGCTAGAAATCCCAGCCAGTGAGCAGCGAATCATTATGCGAGGAAAAGTGTTGAAGGATGATGGTGTGCTTTCAGCAATTGGCATGGAGGACGGAAACGTTATACACGTCGTGCGGAGCAAGAAGAGTGCAGCTGTGCCCTCAACGACGAATGCTTCAAGCACCCTGGCTGCCAGCGATCCTACTTCGTCGCCGAATGTACAGCCGTCCACTACCACACCCGCCCAAcctgcaccggcgccggctgctgcaAATCCATACGCAGCTCTGATGAGCAACTTTGGTTTACCGCAAACACAGCAGCCtgttgccggtgctgctgggtTTCCTGCCGCTGGGAACCCTTTTGCAAGCATGGGTACGGGAATGGGCATGGGGAGTGCAATGGGGGGAGGTGTCAACCCCACACCACAGCAGGCTATGGAACTGATGCAGAATCCGATGATGCAGCAAATGATGCAACATGCACTCAGCAACCCCCAGTTTATGCAGTACATTATGCAAAACTCTCCCCAGCTGGCGGGCCTGCCACAGGACCAACAACAAGCTATTATTGAAATGATGCGAAATCCTTACATGATGCAGCAGGCAATGGCAATGATGGGAAGCTTAGGAGGTGCTGGCGGTGTGCCACCGGCAACTTCGCAGGCTGCTTCGACTCCAGCCCTAGGAGCTGGTTTCAACCCTGCAATGTTTGCACCTCCTGTTCCAGAAGGTAATCCACGGGAGGTTTATCGCGAGcaactgcagctgctgcgagaTATGGGTTTTCCCAATGAGGAAGCGAACATTGCTGCTCTTCAGCAGGCTCAGGGCAATGTTCAGTTCGCATTGGAGCGGCTTCTTGGTGCATGA